The nucleotide window CAGATCGATGCCAGCGATGCCGGCTTCCTGGCGGAAGGCCGCAAAAAGCGCCAGCGCGGTCATGGCCGCAGAGGCGATGGCGAATCCTTTGCCGATGGCCGCCGTGGTGTTGCCCACCGCGTCGAGCCGGTCGGTAGTGGCGCGCACGTCGGGTTCCTGGTGCGACATCTCGGCTATGCCGCCGGCGTTGTCTGCGATCGGTCCATAGGCGTCCACGGCCAGCTGGATGCCCGTAGTCGAGAGCAGGCCGAGCGCCGCAACGGCCACACCGTAAAGGCCGGCCACCTGGCTGGTCCACACGACGCCCGCGGCGATCAGCAGCATGGGGACCGCGGTCGACTGCATGCCGATGCCGAGCCCGGCAATGATGTTCGTGGCCATCCCGGTCTTGGACTGCTCGGCGATGCTGTCGACCGGTGCCTTACCCATCGAGCAGTAGTAGGAGGTGACAAAAGCGACCGCGAGGCCGATCACGAGACCGATCACCGTGGCCACACCCACGTCGGTCCAAGTTACCAGCACGCCCCCTGCTGCCTGAGTGCCGCCCTCGGGCCACAGCAGCTTGGCCAGGCCGAAGGTCGCCAGGGCCATCGCGCCTGCTGCGCCGTACGCGCCATGGTCCAGAGCCCTTTGGGGGTCTTGACCCTCGCCGACGCGGACGAACAGGACGCCCACCATCGAGGCGACGATGCCCCCCGCTGCGACGACCAGCGGTAGCAGCACAGGCCCGATGTGCTGACCGGAGCTGACTGCTTCGAAGCCCAGCCCAAGCACCATGGCGCCGATGATCGCACCCACGTACGACTCGAACAGGTCGGCGCCCATGCCGGCAACGTCGCCGACGTTGTCGCCCACGTTGTCCGCGATGACTGCGGGATTGCGTGGATCGTCCTCTGGCAGACCCGACTCGACCTTGCCTACGAGGTCCGCACCCACATCCGCGGCCTTGGTGTAGATTCCTCCACCGACGCGAGCGAAGAGCGCGATCGACGAAGCTCCCATCGAGAAGCCCGTCAGGACCCTAATCGCCAGGTTGAGCTCGAACACGCGGCTATAGACGAGGTAGAGCGCTCCGAGGCCGATCACGGCCAAGCCCACCACACTCATACCCATCACCGAGCCGCCCGAAAACGCCACCTTGAGCGCAGCCGGCAAACCAGAGCGGGCCGCCGCCGTGGTGCGTACGTTCGCGTTGGTGGCCACCCGCATGCCGAAGTAGCCTGCAAGACCCGACGCCAGCGCGCCCGCCACGAACGACACGGCAATAACCGGGCTTCGGCCTTCCCCCAGGTTACCCGCGACCAACAGGATCGCGACCATGAGCACGAAGACAGCGAGCACCTTGTACTCACGTGCCAGAAACGCCATCGCACCCTCCCGGATGCGCTGGGCGATCTCCTGCATGTGTTCGGAACCTGCGTCCTGCTTGACCACCCAGGAGGCCTTGGCGTACGCAAACAACAGCGCCAGCAGTCCGGCACCCGGAGCGGCGAACACCAGTGAATCCATATCGAGTCTGTCCTCTGCTGCGCTTCGTTGCAGCCAGCCGACCGACAGCTGCAGCGCAGCGCTTGCGCTCACCCTGCCGGGCCCTTGGGGTCCAGCCGGCAAGCCTGTCCGTCAGGTTGGGCGCTTGGATAGCCGAGGGAATTCAGGCTGTCAACGGGGCGGACGGCGGCCACAACTTCGTGCCAGGTTTCGGCTGGCGAAGCGTCGGCTGAATAGGCCCCGCTACGGGCCAAAGGCCTGCTTCAGCCCCAGTAAGAGCTGCAGGGGCCTGCCCGGACGGGCACCGAAGGGTCGCCTCGAGGCGATGTAGCGGTGGTCCAGCGCGTTGTTGATCGTGAGGTACGCCTGGGCCCCCTGCCACAAATCGGCTCCGAGCGCGAGGTCCAGCAACCAGCGCGCATCCGTGAGCACGGCGCTCGCGGCGCTGCCCTGGCCGGCCGTGTCTCGCATCCTCGAGGCATGACGACCTACCAGACTTGCGTTCCAGCCCGCCCCGTGAAGCTCCAGGGCAAGCAAGCCTTGATGCCTTGGCACGTAGGGTAGCTCGTCGCCGCGCTCCACCTCCCCGAACTGCGGATAGGGCGAGCTGAAACTGGTGCGGAAGCGTGAAAGCGTCAGCGTGTAGTTCAGCTCGACGTTCACGGCCACGCTATCGCCGGCGTCCAAGCCTTGCGCCGCTCCCAGCTCCAAGCCGTAGGCCACAACGCTGCCTGCATTGTACTGGACGCCGACCGCTTCGGGACGACAGCCGGCGCTGGCGGTGCAGGTGGCTGTGAGATTACGGTAGTCGCTCGCGAACCCCATAAGCTCCAACCGGCTCTGCCCGACAAGCACTCGGGCTCCGAGCTCGTAGTTGATCGCGGTCTCGTGTTCGACGACCTCGGGCTGACCTGGTGCGGCGGGGCTGAAGCCACGGTGAAGGCCCGCAAGGACGCCGAGCTCGGGCAGCACCTGGTAGTGTACTCCGAGCCCGGGCAACACGACGGCGTCCGAGCGCTGTCGCGCGACTGGGAGCCGATCCGGACCGGCATCCCCACCGAGCTCCGTGTCGATCAGTTCCACGCGGACCCCAGGGGCCAGCGACAGCGAAGCCAGCTCCAGCGTTTCGTGCAGGTACAAAGCGACTGCCGTCGTGGCGGCCCGATCACGCCGAAGCACCCGGGGGGGCTCCGCGGTGACACGCGCGAGCTGGGCATCCCGCATCGAATACGGCCGCGCGGTCTGATCGCGGCGCACCGAATCCTGATGAATGCGGGCACCGAACTGCAAG belongs to Pseudomonadota bacterium and includes:
- a CDS encoding sodium-translocating pyrophosphatase, which gives rise to MDSLVFAAPGAGLLALLFAYAKASWVVKQDAGSEHMQEIAQRIREGAMAFLAREYKVLAVFVLMVAILLVAGNLGEGRSPVIAVSFVAGALASGLAGYFGMRVATNANVRTTAAARSGLPAALKVAFSGGSVMGMSVVGLAVIGLGALYLVYSRVFELNLAIRVLTGFSMGASSIALFARVGGGIYTKAADVGADLVGKVESGLPEDDPRNPAVIADNVGDNVGDVAGMGADLFESYVGAIIGAMVLGLGFEAVSSGQHIGPVLLPLVVAAGGIVASMVGVLFVRVGEGQDPQRALDHGAYGAAGAMALATFGLAKLLWPEGGTQAAGGVLVTWTDVGVATVIGLVIGLAVAFVTSYYCSMGKAPVDSIAEQSKTGMATNIIAGLGIGMQSTAVPMLLIAAGVVWTSQVAGLYGVAVAALGLLSTTGIQLAVDAYGPIADNAGGIAEMSHQEPDVRATTDRLDAVGNTTAAIGKGFAIASAAMTALALFAAFRQEAGIAGIDLSKPKVMAGLFVGGMLPFLFSSLAMKAVGEAAMEMIEEVRRQFREIKGLLDGEARPDTARCVDISTSAAIKRMVAPGALAIVTPVVVGFGLKAEALGGLLAGVTVAGVLMAIFMSNAGGAWDNAKKSFEGGGFKMKDGSLQEKGSDAHKAAVVGDTVGDPFKDTAGPSLNILVKLMSVVALVIAPLL